One part of the Phacochoerus africanus isolate WHEZ1 chromosome 7, ROS_Pafr_v1, whole genome shotgun sequence genome encodes these proteins:
- the KRT18 gene encoding keratin, type I cytoskeletal 18, whose protein sequence is MSFSTQSSFSSYRSVQSPGHRVRPVSSAASVYAGAGGSGSRISVSRSSSVRGGGGWGAGMAGGLVGVGGIQGEKETMQDLNDRLASYLERVRSLEADNRRLEIKIREHLEKKGPQVRDWSHYLKTIEELRAQIFASSVDNARIVLQIDNARLAADDFRVKYETELAMRQSVESDIHGLRKVIDDTNVTRLQLETEIEALKEELLFMKKNHEEEVKGLQNQIANSGLTVELDAPKPQDLSKIMADIRAQYDELAQKNREELDKYWSQQIEESTSVVTSQSAEIGAAEMTLTELRRTVQSLEIDLDSMRNLKATLENSLREVEARYALQMEQLNGVLLHLESELAQTRAEGQRQTQEYEALLNIKVKLEAEINTYRRLLEDGEDFNLGDALDSSNSRQTIQKTTTLRLVDGKVVSETSDTKVLRH, encoded by the exons ATGAGCTTCAGCACCCAGTCCTCTTTCTCCAGCTACCGGTCCGTGCAGTCGCCGGGCCACCGGGTCCGACCGGTCAGCAGCGCGGCCAGCGTCTATGCAGGCGCCGGGGGCTCGGGCTCCCGGATCTCCGTGTCCCGCTCCAGCAGCGtccggggcgggggcggctggGGGGCCGGGATGGCCGGGGGTCTGGTGGGTGTCGGGGGCATCCAGGGCGAGAAGGAGACCATGCAGGACCTGAATGACCGCCTGGCCTCCTacctggagagggtgaggagtcTGGAGGCTGATAATCGGAGGCTGGAGATCAAAATCCGGGAACACCTGGAGAAAAAGGGACCCCAGGTCAGGGACTGGAGTCATTACTTGAAGACTATCGAGGAACTGAGGGCTCAG ATCTTTGCAAGTTCTGTGGACAACGCCCGCATCGTTCTGCAGATTGACAATGCCCGTCTCGCTGCTGATGACTTCAGAGTCAA GTATGAGACGGAGCTGGCCATGCGCCAGTCTGTGGAGAGCGACATCCACGGGCTCCGCAAGGTCATTGATGACACCAATGTCACTCGCCTGCAGCTGGAGACAGAGATCGAGGCTCTCAAGGAGGAGCTGCTCTTCATGAAGAAGAACCACGAGGAG GAAGTAAAGGGTCTACAAAACCAGATTGCCAACTCTGGGTTGACCGTGGAGTTGGATGCCCCCAAACCTCAGGACCTCAGCAAGATCATGGCAGACATCCGGGCCCAGTATGATGAGCTGGCTCAGAAGAACCGAGAGGAGCTGGACAAGTACTGGTCCCAGCAG ATTGAGGAGAGCACCTCAGTGGTCACCTCACAGTCGGCTGAGATTGGAGCTGCTGAGATGACACTCACGGAGCTGAGACGGACCGTCCAGTCCCTGGAGATCGACCTGGACTCCATGAGAAATCTG AAGGCCACCTTGGAGAACAGCCTGAGGGAGGTGGAGGCCCGCTACGCCCTGCAGATGGAGCAGCTCAACGGGGTCCTCCTGCACCTGGAGTCAGAGCTGGCTCAGACCCGGGCAGAGGGGCAACGCCAGACCCAGGAGTACGAGGCCCTGCTGAACATCAAGGTCAAGCTGGAGGCTGAGATCAACACCTACCGCCGCCTCCTGGAAGATGGCGAGGACTTCAA TCTTGGCGACGCTCTGGACAGCAGCAACTCCAGGCAGACGATTCAGAAAACCACCACCCTCAGGCTCGTGGATGGCAAAGTGGTGTCTGAGACCTCAGACACCAAAGTTCTGAGGCACTGA